A stretch of Lathyrus oleraceus cultivar Zhongwan6 chromosome 6, CAAS_Psat_ZW6_1.0, whole genome shotgun sequence DNA encodes these proteins:
- the LOC127094543 gene encoding pleiotropic drug resistance protein 1, translating to MPIVGAIALHVSLLTFTLRVHPDRLDYVDLVLGSCVKKLSGKPKLDDSRATKQVVALLSAPLDKYNDVVTALTLSNYPHVMDHLDNVTNKVMALVIIQSIMKNNTYISTADKIDEEDFRNVQGKYKCIKSLIEFSGVSLSTPTPNLWPTYELFDDIILISDGQIVYQGPREHVLDFFEFVGFKCPERKGAADFLQEVTSKKDQEQYWFHREKPYRFVTVTQFAETFQSYHVGRKIGDKLAIPFDKSKNHPAALTTEKYGVNKKELLKANFSREYLLMISYNGTQDIKSWWIWGYWISPLMYGQNAIMVNEFLGDSWNHFTPNSNKTLGIQVLESRGFFTDAYWYWIGVGALVGFMFLYNIIFTVALTHLNPFDKAQATINEESEDSTTNGTHQEVELPRIVVMQQVQENPLAADRKEEWFFLSNHIREEWLRLPAEVDYNTRKMFIEEVMELVELNPLRNSLVGLPGVNGLSTEQRKRLTIAVELVANPSIIFMDEPTSGLDARAAAIVMRTVRNTVDTGRTVVCTIHQPSIDIFEAFDELFLMKRGGQEVYVGPLGRHSSQLIKYFESIEGVSKIKDGYNPATWMLEVTSSAQELTLGVDFNDTYKNSELFRRNKQLIEELGKPAYGSKDLHFSTQYSQSFSVQCLACLWKQHWSYWRNPPYTAVRFFFTTFIGLMFGTIFWDLGRKYSNRQDLFNAFGSMYTAVLFLGVQNSSAVQPVGMSCGLDYIWIDSITIWRYKHHDGIRK from the exons ATGCCTATTGTGGGTGCAATAGCTTTACATGTATCTCTTCTTACATTTACTCTCCGTGTTCATCCAGACCGACTTGATTATGTGGATCTAGTACTG GGATCATGTGTCAAGAAGCTGTCTGGAAAACCAAAGCTTGATGACAGTAGAGCAACAAAGCAAGTTGTTGCACTGTTAAGCGCCCCACTTGATAAATACAATGATGTTGTGACTGCACTGACACTTTCTAATTATCCTCATGTAATGGATCATCTTGATAACGTGACAAATAAAGTCATGGCTCTGGTTATAATCCAAAGCATTATGAAGAATAACACTTACATATCCACTGCTGATAAG ATCGACGAGGAAGATTTCA GAAATGTTCAAGGTAAATACAAGTGTATTAAGAGTCTTATTGAGTTCTCAGGTGTTTCTCTATCAACTCCTACACCTAACTTGTGGCCCACTTACGAACTTTTTGACGACATTATTCTTATTTCTGACGGTCAAATTGTTTACCAAGGACCACGCGAACATGTTCTCGACTTTTTTGAATTTGTTGGTTTCAAATGTCCTGAGAGAAAAGGTGCAGctgactttcttcaagaa GTAACTTCAAAGAAGGATCAAGAACAGTATTGGTTCCACAGAGAAAAACCATACAGATTTGTAACAGTTACTCAATTCGCCGAGACATTTCAATCATACCATGTTGGAAGGAAAATAGGAGACAAGCTCGCAATTCCATTCGACAAGTCTAAGAATCATCCAGCAGCATTAACCACTGAAAAGTATGGTGTTAACAAGAAGGAACTACTAAAAGCTAACTTCTCAAGAGAGTATTTGCTCATGATATCATATAATGGAACTC AGGATATCAAAAGCTGGTGGATTTGGGGTTACTGGATTTCACCTTTGATGTATGGACAAAATGCTATAATGGTGAATGAATTCCTCGGAGATAGTTGGAACCAT TTTACACCAAATTCGAATAAAACACTAGGAATTCAAGTTTTGGAATCTCGCGGATTCTTCACAGACGCATATTGGTATTGGATAGGGGTTGGTGCATTAGTAGGATTTATGTTTCTTTATAACATTATATTCACCGTGGCTCTCACGCATCTCAATC CATTTGATAAGGCACAAGCAACTATAAATGAAGAATCAGAAGACAGCACAACAAATGGCACACACCAAGAAGTTGAATTACCGCGTATAG TTGTTATGCAGCAAGTTCAGGAGAATCCTCTAGCCGCAGACAGAAAAGAGGAATGGTTCTTCCTTTCGAACCACATTCGAGAGGAATGGCTTCGCTTACCAGCCGAAGTTGATTACAATACAAGAAAG ATGTTCATTGAGGAAGTAATGGAACTAGTGGAGCTCAATCCATTGAGAAACTCTTTGGTTGGTTTGCCTGGCGTGAACGGTCTTTCAACCGAACAACGTAAGAGGCTAACTATAGCAGTTGAGTTAGTTGCCAACCCTTCCATAATTTTCATGGATGAGCCTACATCTGGTTTAGATGCTAGAGCTGCTGCAATTGTTATGCGAACCGTTAGAAACACAGTTGACACAGGAAGAACAGTTGTTTGCACCATTCATCAACCAAGTATCGACATATTCGAAGCTTTTGACGAG TTATTCCTGATGAAGCGCGGAGGACAAGAAGTATACGTTGGGCCGTTGGGTCGTCATTCGAGTCAACTGATCAAGTATTTTGAGAGCATTGAAGGGGTTAGTAAAATCAAAGATGGCTATAATCCAGCAACATGGATGTTGGAAGTTACGAGTTCGGCGCAAGAACTTACTTTAggtgttgattttaatgatacATACAAAAACTCTGAGTTGTTTAGGAGAAACAAGCAACTTATAGAAGAATTAGGCAAACCTGCTTATGGTTCAAAGGATCTTCATTTCTCCACCCAATACTCACAGTCATTTTCGGTCCAATGCTTGGCTTGCTTATGGAAACAACATTGGTCGTATTGGCGCAATCCGCCATATACTGCTGTGAGGTTCTTCTTCACTACTTTCATAGGCTTGATGTTTGGAACAATATTCTGGGATCTTGGCAGGAAATA CTCAAATAGACAAGATCTGTTTAATGCGTTCGGTTCGATGTATACTGCTGTTCTCTTCCTTGGGGTCCAGAATTCATCGGCTGTACAACCCGTGGGCATGTCCTGTGGCTTGGACTATATATGGATTGATAGCATCACAATTTGGAGATATAAACATCATGATGGAATCAGAAAATGA